DNA sequence from the Pedobacter schmidteae genome:
CAAATCAAAACTCAAATAATAGTGGTTTGGAATGGACAGGGATGGCCGAAAGTGATCGGAAAACCTCTTTTGACCTGATGTATACCACATACGATTTTCTGAAAACCAATCAGATTAAGCTTATTTCGGGTAGGGATTTTAAATTAGGACATGGATCTGATGTTACTGGTATACTATTAAATCAAACTGCTGCAATGCGCATGAACTTTAAGGAAGCTATTGGGCAAACTGTGGTGTTAAATGGCATAAAAAGGCACGTTATTGGGGTTTTTAGTGATGTGATTTGGGGCGAGCCGACCAGGAAAGAAAGACCGATGGTGGTGGCTTTTAATGTAGATAACAGCGATTTTATCACCATGCGCTTAAATACAAACCGAAGTATTAAAGACAACCTGGATCGGATTACTGCGATTACAAAAGAAATTAATCCTGATTTTCCGGTAGACATTCAGTTTGTAGATAGTCTTGTCGCGGAAAAGGTAGAACATGAACAAATGCTGGCTGTATTGTCTAATTTGTTTGGTGGTTTGGCGATATTTATTTCCTGCCTGGGTTTATTCGGTTTGTCAGCCTTTAGTGCCGAACAACGTACCAAAGAAATTGGCGTGCGCAAGGTGCTTGGTGCTTCGGTGCCAGGAATAATAAGGCTATTGTCGCTCAGCTTTATTAGAACGGTAATGATGGCCATTGTTATTGCCATGCCGATTGCCTATTTAATGATGAACAACTGGTTGCTGCAGTTTGATTACCATGTTTCTATAAAATGGACGGTATTTGTTATCACGGCCCTGGCTACCATGACGATTGCGTTACTCACCGTAAGCTTACAGGCTTACAAGGCGGCAAAGACAAATCCGGTGGAGGCGTTAAAATACGAATAACAGTTTTTATATGGATTTGCGGAAGTATCTTTGTGGTATGGAACGCAGTTTTACAGATCAGCTGAACCGGAATATTCAGATCAGTTTTCCGCCAAAAAGAATCATCTCGCTGGTACCTTCGCAAACTGAACTATTGTTTGATTTGGGGCTAGATATAGAGGTGGTTGGGTTGACTAAATTCTGTATTCATCCCATCGAAAAATTTGCCGGCAGGACAAAGGTTGGTGGAACCAAAAAGCTAAATATAGAGACCATCAGAAGTTTAAAACCCGACCTCATTATCGGTAATAAAGAGGAGAATGAACAAGTGCAGATTGAAGCACTGATGGAGGAATTTCCGGTATGGATGAGCGATATTTATACGCTGGAGGATGCTAAACAAACCATTTTGCAAATTGGCGATTTGGTAAACCGGCAACCGGAGGCTGCATATTTAAATTTTTTGATCAATGCCGGGTTTAATGATTTACAAACGTTGGCGCTACAACATGGGATCAATAAGTCTGTGGCGTACTTAATATGGCGGGAGCCTTATATGCTGGCCGGCCGTGATACTTTTATTAATGATATTTTGACTTTAAACGGATTGCACAACGTAGTTAGACAAAGTAGGTACCCTACGCTTGAGCTGGCTGAGCTAAAGCGTTTAAAGCCGGATCTGATTTTCCTGTCGTCAGAACCCTACCCTTTTAAAGAAAAACATCTTGAAGAAATAAGAACAGCGGTGCCGGCTACAAAAGTGATGCTGGTGGATGGAGAAATGTTCTCCTGGTACGGTAGCAGACTTGTAAAAGCAGTACAATATTTATTTCAGTTGCAAAAGGAGTTACTCTAAATTTTTGGGATCGGGCAAAGGTAATTCCTTTAATAAATTTTTTACCTCGTCGTAAAACAATAGCATGTCAACCATTTTGTCGCTGTCCAGATCTGCTACGCTGTGTAAAAACCATCCCTTGTACATATCCCACAACAGCGAATTTATTTCATCCATATTGTAGTTCTCGAATAAGTTTTTCATGTCTATAAAACTTTCATAGTGAATTAAGTGCGCAAATATAAAAAATTACCAAAACTACTCAGTTGATATTGTTATAATTAAATTTTGTAACTAAATGAGCTATTTTAGCATTTTTGTCAGTTTAATTGGCTGTTTAAGTGTTCTTGGATAAGGAAAAGCTATGCAGAAGCTGCTGATTGAAAATATTTTTGCTGTAAACCAGTGTATTATGGGGCTGGTAGGAAAATAATTCAAAAAGCCTTTTGACTTTTAAGAACAATCTCTATCTTTGCAGTCCTAAATACATCCTAACTGCGGAAGTGGCGTAATTGGTAGCCGCACCAGACTTAGGATCTGGCGCTTCACGGCGTGGGGGTTCGAGTCCCTTCTTCCGCACAACAATTTAAAACAGCCCTTTTTTAGGGCTGTTTTTGTTTTACAGGCCTTTGACGAGGTGCTGGTTTTCAGTATAGCTATAGAGGGACAAGATACGGACAATACAAAGTGTTGTCTCTGCTTGGTATGACTCCGCCATGAGAGCGCCATGAGAGCGCGGTGAGTCCGCCTTTTCCCGGCAAAAAGGCGGACTCACCGCGCTGCCATTACTTACTCAGGGTGGACTCATGTTGTCGTCAGCCAAAGGCAGTCATAAGCGCTTGCTCAATGCGTCTATTGCATCGTCTTTAGCTTAGTTTTTGTGTTGTCAGGAGTTGCGAGGCCTAAAGCTGAGTAGGGTAAGGCGATAAACTGAGCGGAATACCAGCGATAGTCTCTTAACGATTGAAAAAAATATACAGATACTAATAAAAAATACAATAAAAATAGCTAATTTTGCGCCCTCTAATCGGAATTGAAATGAGGGAGTTACGCATTCATATTCCGCATAACAGATACGGTTATAAAAATTGATTCAGAAAAATGAACATTACACAGGAAAAAATTAACGACCTAAACGCAGTTGTAAAAATTAAAATTGCACCTGCAGATTATACTGCAAAGGTTGATAAATCGATAAAGGAACAAGCGAAAAAGGCAAACCTTCCGGGTTTCCGTAAAGGAATGGTTCCTGCAGCGCATATCAAAAAAATGTATGGCAGAAGCATTCTTGTGGAAGAGATCAACAATTTGTTGAGTGAGACGCTAAACAAGCACCTTACAGATAACAAAGTTGAAATCCTTGGTCAGCCTTTACCTGTAATGGACGATAGCAAAGAATTTAAATGGGATTATACAGATGAGTTTGAATTTGATTATGAATTGGGACTTGCTCCGGCCATCGATGTAGCCATCACAGCTAAAGACAAGTTTACCCAATATGTAGTTAAAGCTGATGACGAAACGCTTGCTGCAAGGATCAAAAATATCCGCAGAAGCTATGGCAAAATGACAAACCCTGAAGTTTCGGCAGAAGAAGATGTGATTTATGCCGAATTAGCACAACTTTCGGCAGATGGTTCAGTTTTTGAAGGTGGAATTACACAAACAGGATCTATTCGTTTAGATCAGGTGACAGATAAAAAGATTTTAAAATCTTTAATCGGTTTAAAAAAGGATGACGTTGTAGAACTTGATGTTCAGAAAGCTTTTGATAAAAATGAGGTGATCATCGCCAAATTATTAAACATCAGTGAAGAAGATGCTAAAGATTTGCAATCGAAATTCCAGGTAACGGTTAAAAATGTAAACCGTTTGGAGGAAGCTGATTTAAACCAGGAGTTCTTTGATAAATTATTTGGTGCAGGCGTAGTAACAGATGAGGCTGGTTTTACTGCTAAAATCACTGAAGAAGTAGAAAGCATGTTTAAGCAGGATGCTGATCGCAAATTGCAAAACGACATGTATACCAAACTGATTGAAAGTGTAAAAATTGAATTGCCTGATGAATTTTTACGTAAGTGGTTAAAAGCTACAAACGAAAAATTAACAGAAGAGGAATTGACTGAAGGTTATGATGATTTTGCTAAAAATCTGAAATGGACTTTAATTGAGAACAAATTGATTAAAGACAATAATATCGAAATTAAATATGAAGATGTTTTTCAGACAGCTAAACAACGTTTAGATGCACAATTCAGAATGTACAGCCCTAGTCCGATGCCGGAAGATCAATTGGCACAATACACAGCAACTTTCTTAAAAGAGAAAGACAATGCAAACCGTATTTTTGATGAGGTTAAAGCCATCAAAGTGTTTGAATACATTCAATCGGTTGCTACTTTGGACCAAAAAGAGATAGCTTATAACAAATTTATTGAGTTAAAATAATCCCTGTTTTTATACAGTATTGTTTTAATTTTTTTAAAATAATGGATAAGGCGGCTTTAATTAAGGCCGCCTTATTTATATAAAAGGGAATTCAAATTTTACAATCCCACAATAAATTACCAATTTAGTTTTATTACTATTGGTGAAGAGAAAATACAAAATGAAGTTTCGATGATAAGAAACTTCGTTGAGCTTAAAAATAACAATTATAAATCATGAAGATAGATAAAGACGAATTTAGAAAATACGCAGTTAAACATCACCGCATTAATGGTTTAAATGTTGACCGTTATATCGGTGCAACCAATAATTCTCCAAAAAACATGACACCCTACATCATTGAGGAACGTCAGTTGAATGTTGCCCAAATGGACGTATTCTCGCGTTTGATGATGGATCGCATCATTTTCCTTGGCGATGCAATTTATGATGGCAATGCGAATATTATACAAGCGCAATTGTTGTTTTTACAATCGACAGATAACAACAGAGATATTCAGATCTATATCAACTCGCCAGGCGGTTCTGTATATGCAGGTTTAGGTATCTATGATACAATGCAGTACATTTCGCCGGATGTAGCAACGATTTGTACGGGGATGGCGGCATCAATGGGTGCGGTATTATTGGTTGCGGGTGCAAAAGGTAAGCGTGCTGCTTTACCGCATTCACGCGTAATGATTCACCAACCATCCGGAGGTGCACAGGGTGTGGCTTCCGATATGGAGATCAATTTGAGGGAAATGCTTAAATTGAAAAAAGAACTATATGATATTATTGCTAACCATTCCGGACAATCGTACGAGTGGGTAGAGAAGGCTTCGGACCGTGATTACTGGATGAAAGCCGATGAAGCGAAAGGCTTTGGAATGATTGATGAAGTGCTAGGTGCTAGCAGCAAAGATTAAAAGATGGCAAAACAGAATAAAGAATCCCGTTGCTCATTTTGTGGCTCAGGTAAGCAGGATACCTTAATGCTTATCGAGGGACTGGACGCATTTATCTGCGATAAGTGTGTAACCCAGGCCAATCAGCTATTGGTGCAGGAATTGGGAAGTAAGAAATCGAAACCGTTGGATACTTCGATTACCTTATTGAAACCACAGGAAATTAAAGCGCATATTGACCAATATGTTATTGGGCAGGATGATGCTAAGAAAGTACTTGCTGTAGCGGTTTATAACCATTACAAAAGGTTAAGTCAGAAGGTGGATAAAAGTGATGAAGTAGAGATCGAAAAGTCGAACATCATGCTGGTGGGCGAAACTGGTACAGGTAAAACTTTACTGGCCAAAACAATTGCCAAAATATTACATGTGCCTTTTTGCATTTGTGACGCGACGGTATTGACCGAAGCCGGTTATGTTGGTGAAGATGTGGAGAGTATATTGAC
Encoded proteins:
- a CDS encoding ABC transporter substrate-binding protein, encoding MERSFTDQLNRNIQISFPPKRIISLVPSQTELLFDLGLDIEVVGLTKFCIHPIEKFAGRTKVGGTKKLNIETIRSLKPDLIIGNKEENEQVQIEALMEEFPVWMSDIYTLEDAKQTILQIGDLVNRQPEAAYLNFLINAGFNDLQTLALQHGINKSVAYLIWREPYMLAGRDTFINDILTLNGLHNVVRQSRYPTLELAELKRLKPDLIFLSSEPYPFKEKHLEEIRTAVPATKVMLVDGEMFSWYGSRLVKAVQYLFQLQKELL
- the tig gene encoding trigger factor; the encoded protein is MNITQEKINDLNAVVKIKIAPADYTAKVDKSIKEQAKKANLPGFRKGMVPAAHIKKMYGRSILVEEINNLLSETLNKHLTDNKVEILGQPLPVMDDSKEFKWDYTDEFEFDYELGLAPAIDVAITAKDKFTQYVVKADDETLAARIKNIRRSYGKMTNPEVSAEEDVIYAELAQLSADGSVFEGGITQTGSIRLDQVTDKKILKSLIGLKKDDVVELDVQKAFDKNEVIIAKLLNISEEDAKDLQSKFQVTVKNVNRLEEADLNQEFFDKLFGAGVVTDEAGFTAKITEEVESMFKQDADRKLQNDMYTKLIESVKIELPDEFLRKWLKATNEKLTEEELTEGYDDFAKNLKWTLIENKLIKDNNIEIKYEDVFQTAKQRLDAQFRMYSPSPMPEDQLAQYTATFLKEKDNANRIFDEVKAIKVFEYIQSVATLDQKEIAYNKFIELK
- the clpP gene encoding ATP-dependent Clp endopeptidase proteolytic subunit ClpP; its protein translation is MKIDKDEFRKYAVKHHRINGLNVDRYIGATNNSPKNMTPYIIEERQLNVAQMDVFSRLMMDRIIFLGDAIYDGNANIIQAQLLFLQSTDNNRDIQIYINSPGGSVYAGLGIYDTMQYISPDVATICTGMAASMGAVLLVAGAKGKRAALPHSRVMIHQPSGGAQGVASDMEINLREMLKLKKELYDIIANHSGQSYEWVEKASDRDYWMKADEAKGFGMIDEVLGASSKD